A genome region from Hippopotamus amphibius kiboko isolate mHipAmp2 chromosome 1, mHipAmp2.hap2, whole genome shotgun sequence includes the following:
- the LOC130832818 gene encoding cytochrome c oxidase subunit 6C-like produces the protein MASSSLMKPQMRGLLAKRLRFHMVGAFIVSLGVATLCKFAVAEPRKKAYADFYRNYDSMKDFEEMRKAGIFQSAK, from the coding sequence ATGGCTTCCAGTTCTTTGATGAAACCTCAGATGCGTGGCCTTCTGGCCAAGCGTCTGCGATTTCATATGGTTGGAGCATTCATTGTCTCCCTGGGAGTTGCAACTTTGTGtaagtttgctgtggctgaaccaagaaagaaggcatatgcagatttctacagaaattatgattccatgaaagattttgaggagatgaggaaggctggtatctttcagagtgcaaagtga